A section of the Engraulis encrasicolus isolate BLACKSEA-1 chromosome 8, IST_EnEncr_1.0, whole genome shotgun sequence genome encodes:
- the LOC134453869 gene encoding putative nuclease HARBI1, with protein MTAIGREADHRWGPEIEALVLLFWLACGAAYRVLSRSFDILRTTVHRMVHATSQQVMGIFGQVVRHPTREEVVGISAAFTQLTGTQIFCRVAGSIDGCHIRVKPPKADEECYKNRKLFHEIFLQAVCDPTLKYLDVCVGFPGSVHDMQVLRNSPLFHERQYPPPGYYLIGDGGYACLEKPVALMTTFRMPVRNAMEAAYNRHLSKARVVVERSFGVLKARWRAIFQTTVVVSVYYAPEIITFCTILHNIALSQGDILEPVEPGEADEPDEDQPGDDEQEDGAEEVEAGTVSGAQMRFRMAESFGPAHQHDHGYI; from the coding sequence ATGACTGCTATTGGCAGGGAGGCAGACCACAGGTGGGGCCCCGAGATTGAGGCCCTGGTCTTACTGTTCTGGTTGGCCTGTGGTGCTGCGTACAGGGTGTTGTCAAGATCCTTTGACATTCTTAGGACCACCGTGCACAGGATGGTGCATGCCACGAGCCAGCAAGTCATGGGCATTTTTGGGCAGGTCGTCCGCCACCCTACCCGGGAGGAGGTTGTGGGCATCAGCGCAGCCTTTACCCAACTGACGGGGACACAGATCTTCTGCAGGGTGGCGGGCAGCATAGACGGGTGCCACATCCGCGTGAAACCCCCAAAGGCGGATGAGGAGTGCTACAAAAACAGGAAACTGTTTCatgaaatttttctacaggccGTTTGTGACCCCACTTTGAAATATCTGGACGTGTGCGTTGGATTTCCGGGCTCCGTCCACGATATGCAGGTTCTAAGGAACAGCCCGCTGTTCCACGAGAGGCAGTACCCTCCTCCAGGGTACTACTTGATCGGAGACGGCGGGTACGCCTGCCTGGAAAAACCGGTGGCCCTAATGACCACCTTCCGGATGCCGGTAAGGAATGCCATGGAAGCGGCGTACAATCGGCACCTCTCCAAGGCCCGGGTCGTGGTCGAGAGGTCATTTGGAGTACTAAAGGCAAGGTGGCGAGCAATTTTTCAGACAACGGTGGTGGTCAGCGTTTATTATGCACCAGAAATAATAACCTTCTGTACCATCCTTCACAACATCGCCCTGAGCCAGGGGGACATTTTGGAGCCCGTTGAGCCTGGGGAGGCAGATGAGCCAGATGAGGACCAGCCTGGGGATGACGAGCAGGAGGACGgcgcagaggaggtggaggctgGTACAGTGTCTGGGGCCCAGATGAGGTTCCGTATGGCAGAATCTTTCGGGCCTGCCCACCAGCATGACCACGGTTAcatttaa